One stretch of Armigeres subalbatus isolate Guangzhou_Male chromosome 2, GZ_Asu_2, whole genome shotgun sequence DNA includes these proteins:
- the LOC134216719 gene encoding uncharacterized protein LOC134216719, producing MHSDNGTAFKGAANDLHKVYQMLKSDHAGREQILQFCAENEISWHFIPPRAPHFGGLWEAAVKSAKHHLLREIGNTNISYEDMGTLLAQIEMCLNSRPLVPIPNDPSDLEALTPGHFLVGTNLQAVAECDLTEVPDNRLSHWELTQKRFQRIWSRWYPEYLQQLQSRAAKGCKSPVTIEPGKIVVIKDDNLPPIQWPLGKIMKVHPGKDGVVRVVTLKTASSEAVVRPVARLAVLPVPEKP from the coding sequence ATGCACAGCGACAATGGCACTGCGTTCAAAGGTGCAGCGAATGACCTTCACAAGGTATACCAGATGCTGAAGTCTGACCATGCCGGTCGCGAGCAGATTTTGCAGTTCTGCGCAGAAAATGAAATTTCTTGGCATTTTATCCCACCACGTGCTCCGCACTTCGGCGGTCTGTGGGAAGCAGCCGTCAAATCCGCCAAGCACCACCTACTGCGTGAAATTGGCAACACGAACATCAGCTACGAGGACATGGGCACTCTTCTAGCCCAAATCGAAATGTGCCTAAATTCCAGACCCCTCGTACCAATACCCAACGATCCGTCCGACCTGGAAGCCCTCACTCCGGGACACTTCCTGGTAGGAACAAACCTGCAAGCCGTCGCCGAGTGCGATCTGACCGAAGTTCCTGACAACCGCCTGTCACACTGGGAGCTCACACAGAAGCGTTTCCAGAGAATCTGGTCTAGATGGTATCCAGAATATCTTCAGCAGCTCCAATCACGCGCCGCGAAAGGATGCAAGAGCCCAGTCACCATCGAGCCTGGAAAAATTGTGGTAATAAAGGACGACAACCTACCGCCGATCCAATGGCCGCTCGGGAAGATAATGAAAGTTCATCCCGGCAAGGACGGCGTAGTCCGAGTCGTCACCCTCAAAACAGCGTCATCCGAAGCAGTCGTCAGACCAGTTGCTAGATTAGCAGTTCTCCCAGTTCCGGAAAAGCCCTAG
- the LOC134209856 gene encoding uncharacterized protein LOC134209856: protein MGLAYRRRTFLRVGSPSQQLHAEWKSYHSTLEVLSNIRIPRCVFLANAVSIQLHFFSDASEKAYGTCCYVRCESSNGIIQARLLTSKSKVAPLSKLQTIARLELCGAVLSTKLYKKVQSSIKKPVEVFFHVDALNWLQSCPTRWKTFVANRVSTIQASTDVNSWRHVPGVCNPADVLSRGLSPTELASCSFWWNGPPWLSLPPSNWPQIDIPSVDPYSLPEARSKARAVMITTADPKFTEELFSRFSNYSKLRRAVAYWRRYFRVLQAISKKKKPQPFEFLTTEDLRDADVALCRLAQQDMFPDETADLASKERVSPSSPLKWLKPILHHDGLIRVGGRLSNASIPIEVKHPIALLAKHPLSILLAGEFHRNLLHAGPQLMLATIRQRFWIIGGRNLVRQTYHKCLQCFRNKPILVQQSIADLPTSRVTPTRPFAVCGVNYCGTSLY from the coding sequence ATGGGCCTTGCATACCGACGAAGGACATTCCTACGAGTGGGATCGCCATCTCAACAACTCCATGCTGAATGGAAATCCTACCATAGTACGCTCGAAGTGCTGTCAAATATCCGGATTCCAAGGTGTGTGTTCCTGGCCAACGCTGTGTCTATCCAACTACATTTTTTCTCCGATGCATCGGAAAAGGCCTACGGTACGTGTTGCTACGTCCGTTGCGAGTCTTCCAACGGAATCATACAAGCGCGACTACTGACGTCAAAGTCTAAAGTTGCCCCGCTATCAAAGCTTCAAACCATCGCCCGCCTCGAGCTGTGTGGGGCGGTCCTGTCAACCAAACTCTACAAGAAGGTGCAAAGTTCCATCAAAAAGCCAGTCGAAGTGTTTTTCCACGTCGATGCTCTGAACTGGCTGCAATCCTGCCCAACCCGCTGGAAAACATTTGTGGCAAATAGGGTGTCCACAATCCAAGCATCTACCGAtgtgaattcctggagacacGTTCCCGGAGTCTGCAATCCAGCTGACGTCCTTTCGAGAGGTCTTAGCCCCACCGAGCTTGCAAGCTGTTCGTTTTGGTGGAATGGTCCGCCATGGCTATCGCTTCCGCCTTCTAATTGGCCGCAAATCGACATCCCATCCGTTGATCCCTACAGTTTACCCGAAGCAAGAAGCAAGGCCCGCGCAGTAATGATCACCACTGCCGATCCCAAGTTCACCGAAGAGCTGTTTAGCCGTTTCTCCAACTATTCGAAGTTACGCCGTGCTGTCGCCTATTGGCGAAGATATTTCCGTGTTTTGCAAGCTATttccaagaagaagaagccgcAGCCGTTCGAGTTCCTCACTACTGAAGATTTGCGTGATGCAGATGTCGCTCTATGCCGCCTTGCGCAACAAGACATGTTCCCTGATGAAACTGCAGATCTTGCCTCGAAAGAACGTGTATCGCCGTCGTCACCATTGAAGTGGCTAAAACCAATCCTCCACCATGATGGACTCATCCGAGTTGGGGGACGCCTCAGTAATGCTTCTATACCCATTGAAGTGAAACATCCGATAGCCCTGCTAGCCAAACATCCACTTTCCATTCTACTGGCTGGAGAATTCCATCGAAACCTTCTGCATGCCGGCCCGCAACTCATGCTGGCCACGATCCGACAACGATTTTGGATTATCGGTGGCCGAAACCTAGTTCGTCAAACGTATCACAAATGTCTCCAATGTTTCCGTAATAAGCCGATCCTGGTCCAGCAAAGCATCGCTGATTTGCCAACCTCTCGTGTAACACCAACTAGGCCATTCGCCGTGTGTGGTGTAAACTATTGTGGGACCAGTCTATATTAA
- the LOC134209855 gene encoding uncharacterized protein LOC134209855: MATKLDKMLAECMVKRKAIFITRAQVEKFVAKFDAAKDTCQIPVRLETLDRIYKEFLEVQSDIECYDKPETLDIHFGERADFETRYCEAKGFLLSKRSTEQNQTLMNSTMHSDHQFHAAFHLRLPKIDLPKFNGDFSRWLSFRDTFTSMVHSNADIPTELHNLVDDYQRHVKALGKLNEPIQYWDTPLINLLSYKLDPTTLRAWEESTSSEDNVSYERMVDFLYQRARMLKSVVTDLQQRSQQPISAKVAGSIPFPKKPFKMAANTVVSKPYSSGPQCIACSEKHFLFLCPVFAKMSVAQRRELVSQKHLCWNCFKSGHLARSCTSKFTCRTCHDKHHSLLHQEALLKISSTPAISPQQPIQQPSTSTAVEPARHPNQNPQVSLSVQSSRSTVLLETVDLLVLDQNGKKHSARALLDSASMCNFMTKKLVNFLNIRRKTVNIAVTGAVIGESKKQIKFKLTATIQSKFAPFSTALEFLTLKKPTINLPTIPVDISQWKLPEVSLADPKFHIPAGIDMIVGGEAYHELHTGGKVPLGEGLPTLIETVFGWTVSGKVSIKSANVPHVCHLTTVDRNLEQALQRFWELEAIDSNPVLSTEETYCEEFYSATTTRDSSGRYLVRLPLTRDPLVTLGTSRLIAERRFLNLEKRLERDPPTKDAYCSFMDEYERLAHMRRFDDPADTIPHCYLPHHPVFKASSTSTKVRVVFDASCKTTSGFSVNDMQLVGPVVQEDLLSIVMRFRTHQIAIVADCEKMYRQVLLHQEDRPFQRILWRSSPYQPLATYELQTVTYEKVLAVEAVKQDFYVDDFLSGADDLPSAIRLRKQVYAMLSVAGFPLKKWASNVPEALADVSEEDHAIELFHDLQNEQSVSVLGLVWELESDFPRFKVQLPLPVAVLTKLFM; encoded by the exons ATGGCAACGAAATTGGATAAAATGCTGGCTGAGTGTATGGTGAAACGCAAAGCAATTTTCATCACGCGTGCACAGGTGGAGAAATTCGTGGCAAAGTTTGATGCAGCGAAGGATACATGCCAAATTCCCGTACGTCTGGAGACCTTGGATCGGATATacaaggaattcctcgaagttcaaTCCGACATCGAATGCTACGACAAGCCGGAAACACTGGACATCCATTTCGGTGAACGAGCAGATTTTGAGACCCGATACTGCGAAGCGAAGGGATTTCTACTGTCGAAGCGGTCAACTGAGCAAAACCAAACGCTGATGAACAGCACAATGCACTCTGACCATCAATTCCATGCAGCTTTCCACCTCCGATTACCCAAGATCGATCTCCCTAAATTCAACGGTGACTTTTCTCGTTGGTTATCTTTTCGAGATACGTTCACTTCAATGGTGCATTCTAATGCGGACATCCCAACG GAATTACACAACCTTGTGGACGACTACCAGCGTCATGTCAAGGCCCTAGGAAAGCTGAATGAGCCAATTCAGTATTGGGACACACCTCTAATCAACCTCCTATCCTACAAGCTAGATCCTACAACGCTACGAGCTTGGGAAGAGTCAACCAGCAGCGAAGACAATGTTTCCTATGAGAGGATGGTAGACTTTCTCTATCAACGAGCTCGAATGCTGAAATCCGTCGTCACAGATCTGCAGCAACGTTCACAACAACCGATATCGGCCAAGGTGGCCGGTTCAATACCTTTCCCGAAGAAGCCATTCAAGATGGCAGCTAACACTGTTGTGTCCAAGCCGTACAGTAGTGGACCACAGTGTATCGCATGTTCAGAGAAGCATTTCCTTTTCCTATGTCCAGTATTCGCAAAGATGTCTGTCGCGCAGAGACGCGAACTGGTTTCCCAGAAGCACCTATGCTGGAATTGCTTCAAATCTGGACACTTAGCAAGGAGCTGCACATCGAAGTTTACGTGTCGGACCTGCCATGACAAGCACCATTCTCTGTTGCACCAAGAAGCACTTCTCAAGATATCGTCCACCCCAGCAATTTCGCCACAGCAGCCAATCCAACAACCATCCACGTCCACGGCAGTGGAACCGGCAAGACATCCCAACCAAAACCCCCAAGTGAGTCTGTCGGTCCAGTCGAGCCGCAGCACAGTGCTGCTAGAAACGGTTGACCTTTTGGTCCTCGACCAGAATGGTAAAAAGCATTCCGCCCGAGCACTACTAGACTCGGCATCCATGTGCAACTTCATGACGAAGAAGCTTGTCAACTTTCTCAATATTCGTCGCAAAACAGTCAACATCGCTGTAACTGGCGCTGTAATTGGAGAATCCAAGAAGCAGATCAAGTTCAAACTGACTGCTACCATCCAGTCCAAGTTCGCTCCGTTCAGTACAGCACTCGAGTTTCTAACCCTGAAGAAACCCACGATTAATCTGCCAACCATCCCAGTCGACATATCCCAGTGGAAGCTCCCCGAAGTGTCGTTGGCAGATCCCAAATTCCACATCCCTGCAGGCATCGACATGATTGTCGGTGGCGAAGCCTACCATGAGCTACACACAGGTGGTAAAGTTCCTCTTGGTGAAGGTCTTCCAACGTTGATCGAGACAGTATTCGGGTGGACCGTTTCTGGGAAAGTTTCTATCAAATCCGCAAACGTTCCGCATGTTTGTCACCTCACCACTGTCGATCGAAACCTAGAACAAGCGCTACAACGGTTCTGGGAGCTGGAGGCCATCGATTCCAATCCAGTGTTATCCACAGAAGAAACCTATTGTGAAGAATTTTATTCCGCTACCACCACTCGCGATTCGTCCGGTCGTTATCTCGTTCGCTTGCCACTTACCCGTGATCCGCTCGTCACCCTCGGTACATCCCGCCTAATTGCCGAGCGCCGTTTCTTAAACCTGGAGAAGAGACTTGAGCGTGATCCACCCACCAAGGATGCATACTGCAGCTTCATGGATGAGTATGAGCGCCTTGCTCATATGCGGAGATTCGACGATCCAGCAGACACTATTCCGCACTGTTATCTTCCGCATCACCCAGTGTTTAAAGCTTCGAGTACATCCACCAAGGTCCGTGTTGTATTCGACGCTTCGTGTAAGACCACGTCTGGTTTTTCGGTAAACGACATGCAGCTAGTTGGACCAGTCGTTCAAGAGGATCTGCTGTCGATAGTCATGCGTTTCCGCACCCACCAAATCGCCATCGTAGCCGACTGTGAGAAGATGTATCGGCAAGTTTTGCTACACCAAGAAGATCGtccattccaaagaattctctgGCGCTCCAGTCCATATCAGCCGCTCGCAACATACGAGCTTCAAACCGTTACGTACG AAAAAGTACTGGCTGTCGAGGCTGTAAAACAGGATTTCTACGTGGATGATTTCCTGTCCGGCGCAGATGACCTCCCATCCGCAATCCGCTTACGCAAGCAAGTTTACGCTATGCTCTCAGTGGCAGGGTTTCCGTTGAAGAAATGGGCATCCAACGTCCCTGAAGCTTTGGCAGATGTTTCTGAAGAAGACCATGCCATTGAACTGTTTCACGACCTGCAAAACGAGCAATCCGTTTCCGTTCTCGGATTAGTGTGGGAGCTAGAGTCCGACTTTCCACGCTTCAAGGTGCAGCTTCCGTTACCAGTAGCTGTTCTTACCAAGTTGTTTATGTGA